The sequence below is a genomic window from Natronorubrum halophilum.
GATCCGCGAGGGTCTGGCAGGGGTGGGCGTCGTCGGTCAGCCCGTTGACGACGGGTACCGAGGCGTACTCCGCGAACACCTCGATGTTCTCGTGTTTGAACACGCGGGCCATCACGGCATCGACGTACCGCGAGAGTGTTCTCGAGGTGTCTTTCAGCGGCTCGCCGCGACCCAGCTGAATGTCGTCTTCCCCGAGGAACACGGCGTGGCCGCCGAGTTGGGTCATCCCGGTCTCGAAGGAGACGCGGGTCCGCGTGCTCGGCTTCTGGAAGATCATGCCCAGCGTCCGGTCCTCGAGATCGAGGTGGTCCTCGCCGCGTTCCTGCGCGCGTTTGTACGTCTCGGCGCGATCGAGGACGGTCTGCAGTTCGTCCTGCGAGAGGTCGTCGATCTCGAGGAAGTGTCGGAGTTCGGCGTCGCTCGCCATCACTCCTCACCTCCGCGCAGCGTCGTCGCAACGCGCCCGAGGATCTCGACTGACTGGTCGAACTCGGCGAGAGACAGCCGTTCGTCCGGCGCGTGATCGAGGTCCGAGTTGCCGGGTCCGTAGGTCGCCATGGGACAGTCCCAGACGCCCGCATAGAGGTTCATGTCGCTGGTTCCGGTCTTTCGCAGGAGTCGCGGATCGCAGCCCTCCTTGCGGATCGCCGCGCGGAAGGCGCGGGCGACCTCGGTTCGGGGGCTCTCCATCACCGGCGGGATCGGCTCGGCCCACGAAACGGTACCGATCTCGAGTTCGGCTTCGGCGGTCTCGCGGACCGTCTCGGCGTCCAGCGACGGCGGGATCCGCAACTGGACGTCGAGCGTCGCCTCGACCGAGAGCCCGTCGTCGCTGATGCCGCCATCGATATCGACGGGTTTGGCGGTCACCCGTTCGAAGACGGCCGTGTACTCGTCGTATTCGAAAGCCGCCTCGACGCCTGTCCACCAGTTCGTCGCGTGCTGAATCGCGTTGGGTTCGGGCCGGGAGGTGTGGCCGGATTCGCTGGTGGCGACGTAGGTGCCCGCGAGGAAGCCGCGGTAGCCGAGCGTAATCCCCGTCGCACCGCTTGGCTCGCCGTTAACGACTGCTGCAGGTTCCTCGCGGTCCTCGACGAGGTGGCGCGCACCGCGCGAATTCGTCTCCTCGCCGACGACGCCGACGAAGGAGACGCCCGTACGCACGGCGGCGGCAGCCATCGCAGCCAGCGGACCGGTGGCGTCGACGCTGCCGCGGCCCCAGAGGACCTCCTCGCCGGTCCTCTTGGCGATCTCCCGTTCCACGTCGACATCGTCCGCCGGCTGCACTTCGACCGGAATCTCGCCGGGGACGGTGTCGACGTGGGACGTCAACAGAACGGCGTCGTCCGCGGGTGCGCGAACGTTGCCGACCTCGTCCGTCCACGCCTCGCGGCCATAGGCCTCGAAAAACTCGACGAGACACGCGGCGGCCGCGTCCTCCTCGCCGGAGGGTGACGGCGTCGA
It includes:
- a CDS encoding [LysW]-lysine hydrolase, producing MSATMENTTDVSLEDARQLLIDLVSTPSPSGEEDAAAACLVEFFEAYGREAWTDEVGNVRAPADDAVLLTSHVDTVPGEIPVEVQPADDVDVEREIAKRTGEEVLWGRGSVDATGPLAAMAAAAVRTGVSFVGVVGEETNSRGARHLVEDREEPAAVVNGEPSGATGITLGYRGFLAGTYVATSESGHTSRPEPNAIQHATNWWTGVEAAFEYDEYTAVFERVTAKPVDIDGGISDDGLSVEATLDVQLRIPPSLDAETVRETAEAELEIGTVSWAEPIPPVMESPRTEVARAFRAAIRKEGCDPRLLRKTGTSDMNLYAGVWDCPMATYGPGNSDLDHAPDERLSLAEFDQSVEILGRVATTLRGGEE